DNA from Brassica napus cultivar Da-Ae chromosome C4, Da-Ae, whole genome shotgun sequence:
TCAGCCATCAAAACCGGTTTCAAGATTCAAGGCACAGAGAAGGTAGAGCAAGCAGTGAGATCTATGTACAAGTTTGCTTGGCTCGTGATATGTAAGAAGCAAGAACAAATACAAATGTCAGTGTGTGCATTTTATTCAcatcttttttttaacaacctTTAATTAGAAACCTTGCAATGGACGACTTAAATGTTTGGGTTTCCTAGCTTGTCTCTTAATTCACTTTTTGTGCTTAAAAGCATTAAAAAAGTAATAAGAATCCCTAATATGGATCTTtgcaataatcatgctcttagtccAAGAAAAAATTATACGAACTCTTCCGAATCTGTCTCCGCCATGAAACCACGGCGGCAGAACGTCGGTGTTGGTCTAACCATTTCTCGACGCGTTACACGATCGATGACCAAACTTCAACCAAACTCATTCCCGATCCCAGATGAACTCGTTTTCGAAATATTCTCGAGGTTGCCGTCAAAGACCATAGCTAGATGTCGTTGCGCATGCAAGCTCTGGTCCTCCATGCTTCGCCGTCAAGACTTCACAGACTCTTTCTTGACCAAATCTTGCGCTCGCCCCCAGCTTCTATTTGCATGCGAAGATGACAGCAAGTACATCTTCTTCTCGTCGCCTCAGCCTGAAAATCCGGAAGAGAACTCGTATGTTGTAGCATCCAATCACCTCGCGCGTTTCCCAAGCTCCTATAGCTTATTTGGTTGTACTTATGGCTTCTTGTGTTTTGGAGCTAACATGATGTTGAATTGTGATTCTGATGAGATGATATGGAACCCTAGCACAGGACAGTCATTGACCTTACCAAGACTGAACTCGAGGTTGAGGGTTGGAGTGGACAGCTATCTTGGATATGACCCTGTTGCGAAACAGCTAAAGGTATTATCAATGAACCGTTCGGTTGCAAGTGGTGAACTGTTCTCTGTGGAGCACCAAGTTCTGACATTAGGAACCAAGAACTTGTCATGGAGGTTGGTGGAGTGCTGCGTACCACATTTTTCTTGTCGTAAGTGGATTTGCATCGGAGGTGTTCTTTACTACACAGCTTCAGTCAACAGTTCGTCCTTCAGTTCCATGGTGGTTTGTTTTGATTTGAGGTCTGAGAAGTTCCGCTTTGTGAATTTCATGGAAACTTTCAGTAGAGCAATGGATGAATCAACAACTCTGGTGAACTACGATGGCAGACTAGTTTTGCTTATGTCGGAAGATTCTAGTAATGTTACTCGATCAAGTAAAAGCTTTGATCTGTGGGTTCTACAAGACGATGAATGGTCCAAGCATGTATATGTATTACCACCTTCGTGGAAAGATGTGGTTACAGAGATCATGTGTATTTCTGGAATGGTTGGTACCAGTGAGATCGTCTTGTCCCCACGCTTCCAGTACGTGCCTTCCTATGTCATGTACTACAATGTCGAGAGCAAGACGATCAGAAAAGTAGGAATCCAAGGACTGGAAGCATTTCAGGGTAGCCGTTTCTACACCTATCTCAACTATGTTGAGAATGTGAAGTTTCTTTAAGCGTTTTTAAGTGAGAGACAAAGTGTAGTTTTCATTTTGTGTGAAAAAACCCCCACCTGTTGTGGAAGATTATAGACAAGGGGATGGTAGAAAATCTTTTTGTTAGAAACTCTGTAAATAGTAAATATACTAATCCAAGGGGATGTTAAGAATGTGATCTTTCAGTGTGATGGATAGGATACGAGTTTCTAGATCCATCACATGAGCAGAATGTTGCTATTTTCTTAAGATCACTTAACCTCGCCAGAAAATGAGGTTTTGTCCAAGCCCTTTGTAGATGATCTAATTTTGTGCCATTTTGGATTGTACCAGTAGGATCTGAGTTGCATAGTACTGTTTATCACAAAGTCAAAACTTCTTAAGAAATAATCGAGAAAGACACCAAAAAAGCAGAACAAGTTGAACAAACAGctatggatgatgatgatgatgaacaaaCAACAAGTCTCCACCTTTGTCTGTTTCTGCTACATCTCTGTTCTTTTAACAATTTTGTCATCAACGAGGAAACGAGTCCATTCAGTTGTTTGTTGTATTCTTTTGTAGACCTCTATACACTTTGTTTTTAGTTAACAATCTGATATTTTGAGACTATTAGCATGATTTTGCCTTGCTAATAAGTAAGAAATGGTTTTGTAACAACGGTTCAAGAAACAAAAGATACATTACATCAGGAATCTCAAAGCTGTTTCTATGGACATTTGAGTTCTAATTAGTATGGT
Protein-coding regions in this window:
- the LOC106399845 gene encoding putative F-box protein At2g19630 isoform X1, with the protein product MFGFPSLSLNSLFVLKSIKKVIRIPNMDLCNNHALSPRKNYTNSSESVSAMKPRRQNVGVGLTISRRVTRSMTKLQPNSFPIPDELVFEIFSRLPSKTIARCRCACKLWSSMLRRQDFTDSFLTKSCARPQLLFACEDDSKYIFFSSPQPENPEENSYVVASNHLARFPSSYSLFGCTYGFLCFGANMMLNCDSDEMIWNPSTGQSLTLPRLNSRLRVGVDSYLGYDPVAKQLKVLSMNRSVASGELFSVEHQVLTLGTKNLSWRLVECCVPHFSCRKWICIGGVLYYTASVNSSSFSSMVVCFDLRSEKFRFVNFMETFSRAMDESTTLVNYDGRLVLLMSEDSSNVTRSSKSFDLWVLQDDEWSKHVYVLPPSWKDVVTEIMCISGMVGTSEIVLSPRFQYVPSYVMYYNVESKTIRKVGIQGLEAFQGSRFYTYLNYVENVKFL